TGTCGCGGACATCGGCCGCCACCCCGTTTCGCGTCAGGGACGCGGCCAGCGCTTCGACCGCCCGCCGGGTGGTGCCGTGGGGAGAAAGATAGAGCACCAGCGCTTCAGGTTGTTTTGCCTCTTCCGTCATGGGTTGCGTCCTTAAGGTAACGATGCGCTGATCCATTGTTATTTTGAAAACGATGCTATACCGGACAGACATACCAGAAAACGCAACACCGGACAACCGGCAATCCTATCCTGACACCAGGCAGTTTCCGGTATTGATATGAACATTCCGACTCAACCCCGGGAGACAGGCTGGCCCTGCCAGCGCCCCGGCACGAAGGAGGAACGGGTTACCGCCGGGCCCAGAGCAGGCGGGCGGTTCCGACCGCTTTCCCGAAACAGGCCACGGCATTGACCAGGGGGCGGGCGTCATCTCTGCTGATGGAGTAGAGCCGCTCCACGCCGGTCTCATGTAATCGCTCCGCCAGGGAACGGTGAATAACGGCCATGAGATCCACGGGCACGTACAGGTGGACCGGCAGGCCCAGCCGGGCCATGACCCCGGCCTTTTCAAGGGCGGAGGCCAGTTCCGCCGGCACATCCGTTTGCGGTTGCGTTGCCGGCGAGGGCAGCGCCAGAAGAATCTTAACGGCTTCCACGGGAAAGGATCGGAGACGTTCGGCCGTGGCGGCATCAATACCCGGTGGGCCGCAGGCGGTCCAGAGAACGATCTTCATGTGCCGGGGCACACGGGCCAGGATTTCCCACAGGGCATCCTGCCGGAAGGCGTCCCCGCCGTAAAATTCGATCCGGGTATAGTCGGGCGGCAGCCTGTCGATTGCCTGAAGGATATCGTCCGTCGGCCGGCAGGCGGACCGCCGGCCGTAATCGCATTCCGGGCAAGCGGTGGCGCAGGGGGCGCCCAGATCGATCTGATTCTCCACGGTAATGGGAAAAAAAGGACGGCCCAGGCCCAGCGGCCGCAGATAGGTGTCGATATACGCCCCGTTTCTCATGGGGCAGTAGTCGCCGCCCAGGCGGACCAGGGGATGGGACTGGATGCGCTCGAACACATCCACGACCGGTTCCCGGACGGCGTCCCCGAAGACCAGCGGGAAGTATGGACAGGGCGTCATCCAGCCGTTGCTCATGATATGGCAGAAGACCTGTTTGGCCGTGCACAGGTTTTTTTCGCCCGGCGGCGTTCCCGGCGTATGAACGTAGATGAACGGATAGTATTCCGGAGAAACATAGGAGAAGAGGTCCTTTTCTTCTCCGGCGTACAGGGGGCCGCCCTGGTCGCGGATGGAATCACCGGCGAACCGGGGCAGCAGCACCCGGACCTGCGCGGCGCCGCGCTCCCGGACAAAACTCATGAACCGGTTCATGTCCCCGCTGAAAAAAAATTCCCGGCTCGGCGGAACGATGGAGACATGCATGAGGATGCCCGCCCGGGCGCCCAGCTCCAGGGCCCGCACGGCCCGATCAAAACACCCCTGCCGGCCGCGGACATCGTCATGGCGTTCGGCCCGGTAGTCATCCAGGCTGACATAGATCTGATCCAGCCCGGCCGACACCAGGCCGGCCATGTAAGCCTCGTCAATAACATACCCGTTGGTCTCCAGAGAGACGAAGAAGCCGTATGCCTTGCCCCGCCGGATGATGTCACACAAATCATGCCGCAGGGTGGGCTCGCCGCCGAACAGATCGACCACCCGGCACCCGGCCAGTTTCAGGTCCTGGAAAAGCGCCTCGATCCGGTCCAGGGGGAGTTCCTCCGGCATTTCCCGGCGCAGTTGCGACACACCGCAGTGCCGGCAGCGGCACTGGCAACGGTTGGTCACCGTCAACTGCACCACGTTGATCGTCGGCAGGCCCATGATTATCCCCCCGTTTCGCGGGTCACATTATAGGGAAGGTCGCAGTTAAAATCGCTGATGACGGCACCGCCGCCGGGCCCGCGGCGGTTGACGTAATCCGAGGCCCGGTCCAGCCGCTTCCGCCGCTCCTCGTCGGACACCTTGGGATAAATGTCGGCGGCGGCCGTCCCCCGGTTGTCGGAATAGTTCAGAAAAATGGCGGTTTCAAAGGCGTCGGCCAGGACCAGGGAAGCCTGAAAATCCGCTTCGGTTTCCGTGGGAAAATTGATCATGAGATGAGTGCAGAACCGGGTTTCCGGCGCGGCATCCCGGAGTTGCAGCACTTTCTCCCGGACCGCTTCGGCTGTGTAGCGGCGGTTCATGAGATCCAGAATCCGTTGAGACCCGGACTGCACCGGGATGTTGACATAGCTGATCCGGCCGGTTCCGAACAGCCCCTTGAGGCGGTCAAAATGGGTGAGGACAAAGCGCGGGAACAGATATCCCAGTTTCACCCGGAACCCGTCCGCGACGGCAAAAATATCCTCCAGCAGTGCCGCCAGATCCGTCCCGAGATCCCGCCCGTAGCTGGCACAGTCATCGGCCAGCAGCGCGAACTCCTTCACTCCGGCCGAAAGGCCCTGCCGGATTTCAGCCCGGATGGTTTCCGGGTGCCGGCTGCGGACATCCCCCTTGGCCCGCCGGATGTTGCAGTAGGAACAGCCGTTGGCGCACCCCTGGGCGATCATGACAAAATAGTCCCGGTATCCCAGCCCCTGGCCCGGCTCATAAAAAACCGGCGGCAGTTGATGCGTCTCGATCCGGTCCAGCGGGATCCGGTAAGCAAAATGATCTTGCAGCCGATCCAGGCAATGCGGACCGATACGGATGAGGTTTTCCGGTTCCGGCCCGTCAGGCGGCAGCTCGGCCAGGCAGCCCAGCAGCACGATCTGTTTTCCTCCGCCCCCGGCCCGGGCGGCATCTAAAGCCTGCCGCGAGGTCGCGATCTTGTCCTCGGTGACGCAGCAGGAGTTTACCAGGACGATGTCGCTTTCTTCGACATCACCGGCCGGGACATAGCCGTTGGCCAGAAAAAAATTCACCGCCCGGGTAAAAAGATAGGCGCTCGGTTCACACCGTTTGCTGGGATCGATGATGAAGAAAGATGGTGCCATGTCAGCAGCCCCTTGCTTTCCGGTCCAGGTTGTAAGGCATGTTGCAGTCGAAATGACCGATCACGACACCACTGCCGGGCCGGCGGCGATTGACATAGTCCGAAGCCAGATCCAGACGACGGCGCACTTCCTGCTCCGGGACCTTGGGCTGGATGCCGGCGGCAATGGTCCCCTGATTGTCGGAGTAGTTGAGAAAAATCACGCCATCAAACTCATCGGCCAGGTGCAGGCAGTCCTGGAAATCAGCCTCGGATTCAGTGGGGAAATTAATCATGAAATGGGTACAGAAGGGCGTACGCGGGGCCGCGGCCCGCAGTTGCCGGACGGCCTGCCGGATTCCGGCGATGTCATAGCGCCGGTTCATGAGGTCAAGAATCCGCTGGGAGCCGGACTGCACCGGAATGTTGACGTAGGAGATCCGGCCGGTGGCAAACAGGTCCCGGAGCCGTTCAAAATGACTCAACACCATTCCGGGGAACAAATAGCCCAGCTTCACCCGGAACCCGTCCCCGAGGGAAAACATCCTTTCCAGAAGCAGCGTCAGATCGATCCCCAGATCCCGGCCATAACTGGCGCAGTCATCGGCCACCAGGGCGAACTCCTTCACCCCCAGTGACAGCCCCTGCCGGATTTCATCCAGAATGGTTTCCGGCGGCCGGCTGCGGACGCCGCCCTTGACCCGCCGGATATTGCAGTAGGAACAGCCGTTGGCGCAGCCGTGGGCGATCATGACCAGGTAGTCTCCGTACCCCAGCCCCTGGCTGGGCTCATAAAAGACCGGCGGCAGGTGATGCACCTCGATCCGGCTCAAGGGGACGTGGTGGGGAAAGTGCCGTTCCAGTTCCAGGAGCGTGTCCGGGTGCTCGGGGCCGATGACGATCAGGTCCTTCCGGTCCACCCCCGGAAGCGGCAGGCCGGCCAGGCAGCCGAAGAGCACGACCCGCTTGCCCTTTCCCCGGGCCAGGGCGGCGTCCAGGTCCGCCCGCGAGGCCGCCAGCATATCTTTGGTGACGCAACAGGAATTGACCAGGATGATGTCGCTTTCGCCGATGTCGCCGGTCATCACATATCCGTTGACCAGAAAAAATTTTACCATCCGGGTAAACTGGTAGGCGTTGGGCTCGCAGCGTTTGATGGGATCAAAGATAAAAATCCGGCCGCGGCTAACTGAACCGTCGATGTCGGGCGTGACAACAGGCTGCGCCGGCGGATATGCCGGTGTTCCAGCTTCCACTTCAGAATACCTCTTGCGGGTCAGGGATTGTGTAGAACGTCATCACCAATCAGTCAAGCCGATCTTCGGATCCGAAACCGCCTCACGTACGCGGCACCACGAAGGCGGTCAGCCGGCCTTCCCGGACCAGTCCTTCCAGGCGCCGGGTCTTGGTTTGCAGCTCCCGGTCATCGCATTTCGGGAAAATGGCCGCCGCCCGGGTGCCGCTGTTTTCCCCGTAGCCGATGAACACGCAATGATCAAAATAACGGGCGAAATTCAGGCTCTGTTCAAACTCCTCCGGCGTTTCGGTGGGAAAATTATAAATGAAATGAGAACATACAAACAGCTCCGGGTCAAGCGACTTGAGCCGACCGATGGCTTCAGCCACTTCGCCGGTATCATAGCGCCGGTTCATCAGGTCCAGAATCCGGGGGGCGGCCGACTGAACCGGCAGACACATGTAGGCAATCCGGCGGCCGGCGACAAACGGCTCAAGCCGCCTCGCCTGTTTCAAAAAAATCCCCGGGAACATGGCGTAAATTTTGTAGTTCATTCCGGGGGTCGTGCGGTTAAGCCGGTCCAGCAGCGACGGCAGATCCGTGGCCCCGTCCAGTCCATAGGAGCCGCAGTCGTCGGCCAGCAGGGTCACGGTGCGGGTGCCCCGGTCGTAAAGGTCGCGGATTTCCGAGACGATGGCCGCTTCCGGGCGGCTGGTCACCGCGCCCTTGGCCTTTTTGATGGTGCAGTAACTGCAGTCATTGACGCATCCCTGGGCTATCAGCACATAGGCATCGTCGGAACCCATACGGGGCTGATAGGGGACATGCCCCGTCAAATGATTAACGCTGACCGATTCAAAGGGGATTCGGGCGTCGATGATGTTGTCCAGCGCCCGGCCTTCCCGGACAGGAATGAGGGCGATGCGGTTTTCGGTGGCATCGCCGGTCAGCAGATTTTCCGGAAAGGCTGCCAGGCAGCCGAACACCACCACCCGGGCCCGATTCCGGGACGCCGCAAGTTCTCGAATATTTTCCTCGCACCGCTGGCGCATGGCGTCGGTGACGGCGCAGCCGCCAACAAAAATCATGTCCACCCCGTCTCCCTGATCCGAATCGTCGATCACATGGTGGCCGTTCAGCTCAAAGTATCGCCGGGCCCGGGATAGGAACAAGGTGTTGTGTTCACACAGGTCATGCAGATTGTAGATGGTAATTTTCATAGTCGGGAATACGGCGGCCGGCCACATCGGTCGGGGGATAAAAACAACCTGCGCTGATGGCCGACGGAAGGGAAAAACAAAACAACAGGCAACGAACGATCCGGTCCGTGATCGGGATTCTCCGTTTTGGATCTGAAGGGGATGCCCGCGCCGGCAGCATCTGCCGGCGCGGACCGGTATCTATTTTGTTTTCACCCGAAGCTGGTTGATGTTGGAGTCAAGCAGTCTCTCCCCCCATCCGATCAACTGGCCATTGACCAGAACGACCGGGGTGCTTTCATCTTTCAGTGTCAGGATGACCGCGCCCCTGTCTTTCATGCGGTAATAAAGAATGGAAACCATGCTGCCGTCCACCGCTTCGTACAACTCGCTCCTTTCCGGAACACCCATGACCGTGATGACCTGCTCCTGGGACATGCCGGTGGTCAACGTCAGCATTTTCTTCTGGGTTGACGCGCATGAACACAGGCAAACAAGAATAACGACGCACACGAGAATTTTTTTCATGCCCTGGTCCTTTCTTCAGTTAAGACTTTTTATTATAGTGATGGTATCAATTGGCATTTATACTTCAACTTTACCAAGCGTGGTAAAGGATGTCAATGTATAATAAAACCGGGTGTCTGGGATATTGACACATCTGCGAATCCTTGCTATTGATACATCATTTTATCGAAACCCGTATTTTCTTCAACCCACAAGCGATTGGCTTACCATGGAACCAAAAGACAAAAACCACATGCTCTTCACTTTTCGATTCAGCCTTTCCAGCGCCTTTGTCGTGCTGGTGGTGATCACCTCCCTTTGCGTCGGACTGGCCACCTATTTCAGCGTCCATTTTTTTATCCGGCAGGACATCAGTGAACGGCTTCATGACGCGGTCGGACTGGCAGCCATGCAGATAGACCCGGAAGCCCACGCGGTCCTGCAGACAGTGGTGGATGAGGGCAGCGAAGCCTACCTTACCATCAAAAAACGCCTGCAGGAGATTCAGGGCCGGACGACCCATGTCCGGTTCGTATACACCATGAGAAGGAACGTCGCGGGACAAGCCGTGTTTATCGTTGACGCGGAAAAAGATCCGGAACAGATGAGTCATCTGGGCGATGTTTACGAGGGCGAGCAGTCCCCCGCCATGATGGCGGCGTTTGAAAAACCTTACCGC
The sequence above is drawn from the Thermodesulfobacteriota bacterium genome and encodes:
- a CDS encoding radical SAM protein, with amino-acid sequence MGLPTINVVQLTVTNRCQCRCRHCGVSQLRREMPEELPLDRIEALFQDLKLAGCRVVDLFGGEPTLRHDLCDIIRRGKAYGFFVSLETNGYVIDEAYMAGLVSAGLDQIYVSLDDYRAERHDDVRGRQGCFDRAVRALELGARAGILMHVSIVPPSREFFFSGDMNRFMSFVRERGAAQVRVLLPRFAGDSIRDQGGPLYAGEEKDLFSYVSPEYYPFIYVHTPGTPPGEKNLCTAKQVFCHIMSNGWMTPCPYFPLVFGDAVREPVVDVFERIQSHPLVRLGGDYCPMRNGAYIDTYLRPLGLGRPFFPITVENQIDLGAPCATACPECDYGRRSACRPTDDILQAIDRLPPDYTRIEFYGGDAFRQDALWEILARVPRHMKIVLWTACGPPGIDAATAERLRSFPVEAVKILLALPSPATQPQTDVPAELASALEKAGVMARLGLPVHLYVPVDLMAVIHRSLAERLHETGVERLYSISRDDARPLVNAVACFGKAVGTARLLWARR
- a CDS encoding radical SAM protein, producing MAPSFFIIDPSKRCEPSAYLFTRAVNFFLANGYVPAGDVEESDIVLVNSCCVTEDKIATSRQALDAARAGGGGKQIVLLGCLAELPPDGPEPENLIRIGPHCLDRLQDHFAYRIPLDRIETHQLPPVFYEPGQGLGYRDYFVMIAQGCANGCSYCNIRRAKGDVRSRHPETIRAEIRQGLSAGVKEFALLADDCASYGRDLGTDLAALLEDIFAVADGFRVKLGYLFPRFVLTHFDRLKGLFGTGRISYVNIPVQSGSQRILDLMNRRYTAEAVREKVLQLRDAAPETRFCTHLMINFPTETEADFQASLVLADAFETAIFLNYSDNRGTAAADIYPKVSDEERRKRLDRASDYVNRRGPGGGAVISDFNCDLPYNVTRETGG
- a CDS encoding radical SAM protein, with the protein product MEAGTPAYPPAQPVVTPDIDGSVSRGRIFIFDPIKRCEPNAYQFTRMVKFFLVNGYVMTGDIGESDIILVNSCCVTKDMLAASRADLDAALARGKGKRVVLFGCLAGLPLPGVDRKDLIVIGPEHPDTLLELERHFPHHVPLSRIEVHHLPPVFYEPSQGLGYGDYLVMIAHGCANGCSYCNIRRVKGGVRSRPPETILDEIRQGLSLGVKEFALVADDCASYGRDLGIDLTLLLERMFSLGDGFRVKLGYLFPGMVLSHFERLRDLFATGRISYVNIPVQSGSQRILDLMNRRYDIAGIRQAVRQLRAAAPRTPFCTHFMINFPTESEADFQDCLHLADEFDGVIFLNYSDNQGTIAAGIQPKVPEQEVRRRLDLASDYVNRRRPGSGVVIGHFDCNMPYNLDRKARGC
- a CDS encoding radical SAM protein, producing the protein MKITIYNLHDLCEHNTLFLSRARRYFELNGHHVIDDSDQGDGVDMIFVGGCAVTDAMRQRCEENIRELAASRNRARVVVFGCLAAFPENLLTGDATENRIALIPVREGRALDNIIDARIPFESVSVNHLTGHVPYQPRMGSDDAYVLIAQGCVNDCSYCTIKKAKGAVTSRPEAAIVSEIRDLYDRGTRTVTLLADDCGSYGLDGATDLPSLLDRLNRTTPGMNYKIYAMFPGIFLKQARRLEPFVAGRRIAYMCLPVQSAAPRILDLMNRRYDTGEVAEAIGRLKSLDPELFVCSHFIYNFPTETPEEFEQSLNFARYFDHCVFIGYGENSGTRAAAIFPKCDDRELQTKTRRLEGLVREGRLTAFVVPRT
- a CDS encoding DUF3192 domain-containing protein produces the protein MKKILVCVVILVCLCSCASTQKKMLTLTTGMSQEQVITVMGVPERSELYEAVDGSMVSILYYRMKDRGAVILTLKDESTPVVLVNGQLIGWGERLLDSNINQLRVKTK